Proteins co-encoded in one Malus domestica chromosome 09, GDT2T_hap1 genomic window:
- the LOC103453549 gene encoding inorganic pyrophosphatase 1-like yields the protein MAGIVVVFDFDKTIIECDSDNWVVDELGATDLFNELLPTMPWNSLMDRMMKELHSQGKTIEDIMEVLKRTPIHPRVVPAIKAAHALGCDLRILSDANLFFIETILKHLGLEEYFSEINTNPSYVDEEGRLRISPYCDFTQSPHGCSRCPPNMCKSVIIERIQASVSTDGKKRLIYLGDGSGDYCPSLKLKEGDFVMPRKNFPLYDLICKNPLLIKAEIHEWTDGEELEQILLNLINSISIDEHAQFLSADCKLQTISVEALPQALPVQQ from the exons ATGGCAGGAATTGTGGTGGTTTTTGACTTTGACAAGACAATCATTGAGTGTGACAGTGACAATTGGGTGGTGGATGAATTGGGTGCCACTGATCTGTTCAATGAACTCCTCCCCACCATGCCTTGGAACTCTCTCATG GATAGGATGATGAAGGAGCTTCATTCACAAGGAAAAACCATTGAAGACATTATGGAGGTTCTGAAAAGGACTCCAATTCACCCAAGAGTTGTGCCAGCCATTAAAGCAGCTCACGCTTTAGG GTGTGATTTGAGGATTTTGAGTGATGCAAATCTGTTTTTTATTGAGACAATTTTGAAGCATCTTGGGCTAGAGGAATATTTCTCAGAGATAAACACTAACCCAAGTTATGTTGATGAAGAAGGAAGGCTTAGGATTTCACCTTACTGCGATTTCACCCAATCTCCTCATGGCTGCAGCCGCTGCCCTCCCAACATGTGCAAG AGTGTGATCATTGAAAGAATCCAGGCTTCTGTCTCAACTGATGGGAAGAAAAGGTTAATCTATCTTGGTGATGGAAGTGGAGATTATTGCCCAAGCTTGAAGCTCAAAGAAGGAGACTTTGTGATGCCAAGGAAGAACTTCCCACTTTATGACCTAATCTGCAAAAACCCGTTACTCATCAAAGCTGAGATCCATGAGTGGACTGATGGAGAGGAGCTTGAGCAGATTCTGCTAAACCTAATCAACTCAATTTCCATTGACGAACATGCTCAGTTTCTTTCAGCTGATTGCAAGTTGCAGACTATTTCTGTTGAGGCCCTTCCTCAAGCTCTCCCTGTCCAGCAGTAG
- the LOC139187802 gene encoding uncharacterized protein, with amino-acid sequence MLDVVDSDALCEFTDVDDAPPELLVMSLSKFAFYGTTDKQSVQTMKVDGMVLGQSVKILLDSGSTHNFIYSRLLKKWGRQAQSTQAFEVMIANGGIARSSSYCRDTAFCLGGYNCVVDIYSLPLGGCDVVLRVQWLSSVSPVLWDFQLLTMEFYANAQHYKLTHNPPTAPLIQEVSLQHLDKEFSNSHLGLFLYSMEGQSLHYSTLSPQQSHELNELLGAFEDIFVLPSKLPPSRGHDHHIPLVLGAKPLNLRPYHYGPMQKTKIEQTVQELLNSRFIRPSHSPFSFPVLLVKKKEGTWRMCIDYRELNALTVKDKYPILLIDDLLDELFGAVYFSKLDLRSGYHQILISPEDVDKTAFRTHEGHYEFLVMPFGLTNALATFQNLMNDLFKPFLRKFVLAFFYDILVYNKTWTDHLHHLQLVFQYKKGHNNVVANALFRIPKALQFDIGDLLVSCAAISYPYFGWLDALRLDIEKDEWVIAKTREVIPPTHGTPGTSVASKYTLDNGFLCYKHRIVLSLISPWRRKIIEEYHSTSATGHEVSPPGLLQPLPIPSKVWTAISMEFIIGLPLCKTKSIIMMVVDRLSKYSHFMALAHPYSAATVAQVFIDHVFKFHVMPSSIRDRILDVLMYNLDLAQNRMKVQADKRMSEREFEVGDLVYLRLVPYQLQSLAPHQYHKLQPRYFGPYEVLERIGVVAYKLKLPEGTKIHPVFHVSNLKKKLGTEVVAGATLPQVTDDGLFQAIPKAVLARMMY; translated from the exons ATGTTAGATGTTGTTGATTCTGATGCTCTTTGTGAATTCACTGATGTCGATGATGCTCCTCCTGAGTTATTGGTAATGTCCTTAAGTAAGTTTGCTTTTTATGGAACCACTGATAAACAGTCTGTTCAAACTATGAAGGTTGATGGTATGGTTCTTGGACAATCTGTCAAGATTTTATTGGACTCAGGGAGTActcataatttcatttattctaGGTTGCTTAAGAAATGGGGTCGCCAAGCACAAAGTACTCAAGCTTTTGAGGTTATGATCGCTAATGGAGGAATAGCTCGGAGCTCGAGTTATTGTAGGGACACTGCCTTTTGTTTGGGAGGGTACAATTGTGTCGTTGACATATACTCTCTTCCTTTAGGTGGTTGTGACGTGGTGCTTAGGGTCCAATGGTTATCTTCTGTAAGTCCTGTTCTTTGGGATTTCCAACTATTGACCATGGAATTTTATGCCAATGCTCAACACTACAAACTGACTCACAACCCACCTACTGCCCCACTTATTCAGGAAGTTTCATTGCAACATTTGGATAAAGAGTTTTCTAACTCTCATTTGGGTCTCTTCCTCTATTCTATGGAGGGTCAGTCATTGCACTATTCTACATTATCTCCTCAACAATCACACGAACTAAATGAGTTACTTGGGGCTTTCGAAGACATCTTTGTGTTACCTTCTAAGCTCCCACCTTCTCGGGGTCATGACCACCACATTCCTTTGGTTCTAGGCGCCAAACCTCTAAATTTGAGGCCATATCATTATGGTCCTATGCAGAAGACTAAAATTGAACAAACTGTGCAAGAATTACTTAACTCGAGGTTTATTCGTCCCAGCCACAGTCCTTTTTCCTTCCCTGTCCTATTGGTTAAGAAGAAAGAGGGCACTTGGCGTATGTGTATTGATTATCGGGAGCTAAATGCATTGACTGTGAAGGACAAGTATCCAATACTGCTTATTGATGATTTACTTGATGAGCTCTTTGGTGCAGTCTACTTCTCTAAACTCGATCTTCGATCCGGGTATCATCAAATACTAATAAGTCCTGAAGATGTTGATAAAACTGCATTCCGTACCCATGAGGGCCACTATGAGTTTTTAGTAATGCCTTTTGGGCTTACTAATGCTCTGGCCACATTTCAAAACCTCATGAATGATTTATTCAAACCTTTTCTGCGAAAATTTGTTCTCGCTTTTTTTTATGACATTTTGGTCTATAATAAGACATGGACAGATCATTTGCACCATTTGCAATTGGTGTTTCAG TACAAGAAGGGCCATAATAATGTGGTGGCCAATGCTCTCTTTAGAATTCCTAAAGCACTACAATTTGATATTGGTGACCTTCTAGTTTCTTGTGCTGCCATTTCCTACCCCTACTTTGGGTGGTTAGACGCGCTCCGGCTAGATATTGAGAAGGATGAATGGGTAATTGCCAAGACCAGGGAAGTGATCCCTCCTACACACGGTACACCAGGGACTTCAGTTGCATCTAAATATACTTTGGATAATGGGTTTCTATGCTACAAGCATCGAATTGTACTTAGTCTGATTTCTCCATGGCGACGGAAGATTATTGAGGAGTATCATTCTACTTCTGCAACTGGACATGAAG tGTCTCCTCCTGGACTCTTACAACCTCTACCTATTCCGAGTAAGGTGTGGACTGCTataagcatggaatttatcatAGGCTTGCCTCTCTGTAAAACCAAGTCTATCATAATGATGGTAGTCGATCGACTGTCCAAATATAGCCATTTCATGGCTTTAGCTCACCCTTACAGTGCTGCCACAGTGGCCCAAGTCTTCATTgatcatgtgtttaagtttcatgtcaTGCCAAGCTCTATA AGGGATAGGATCTTGGATGTACTCATGTATAACCTTGACTTGGCTCAAAACCGGATGAAAGTTCAAGCTGACAAGAGAATGAGTGAAAGGGAGTTTGAAGTTGGTGACTTGGTTTACCTTCGACTAGTACCATATCAGCTTCAGTCCTTAGCACCACACCAGTATCATAAACTTCAACCTCGCTACTTTGGGCCTTATGAAGTGTTAGAAAGGATTGGAGTTGTAGCCTACAAATTGAAACTCCCTGAGGGTACCAAAATACATCCAGTGTTTCATGTGAGCAATCTTAAAAAGAAGTTGGGTACTGAAGTGGTTGCTGGCGCCACTCTTCCACAGGTTACTGATGATGGCTTGTTTCAAGCTATTCCTAAGGCCGTTCTAGCTCGCATGATGTATTAG